In Daphnia pulex isolate KAP4 chromosome 7, ASM2113471v1, one genomic interval encodes:
- the LOC124197776 gene encoding ankyrin-1-like, protein MKILLENDGNTNVISKAGATPLCLAAVNSSESKIQGTKIIKILLEHGANPNFTGDRGCLVIQMAILKNESSAALNNLQLLLQNGGNPNIIDETGRCLVHYAAENVSETAPEKMKIILENGGDICNKIGETPMHYVAMNSGIHAHKLLRILFEHGGDPKASGYILKQTPLHRTAMAAIRNENHQVRFDITSQLLEKGGNPNAADFIGWTPDHYGISTAKTIEELKMLKLLLEHGGNILQEDKCGFTPYHISIRIGSEHCHPEVKKHIEKTLR, encoded by the coding sequence ATGAAGATCCTCTTAGAAAACGACGGTAATACAAACGTAATCAGCAAAGCTGGAGCAACTCCACTTTGTTTGGCTGCTGTCAATTCAAGCGAATCAAAAATTCAAGgaacgaaaataattaaaatcctGCTTGAACACGGAGCTAATCCCAACTTTACGGGTGATCGTGGATGCTTAGTGATCCAGATGGCTATTCTTAAGAACGAATCTTCTGCTGCATTAAACAATTTGCAGCTGCTACTTCAAAATGGAGGAAATCCCAATATTATCGACGAAACAGGTCGTTGTCTTGTTCACTATGCAGCTGAAAACGTCAGTGAAACAGCACCTGAAAAGATGAAGATCATCCTGGAAAATGGTGGAGACATATGTAATAAAATTGGAGAAACGCCAATGCATTATGTCGCAATGAATTCAGGAATTCACGCACACAAATTATTGAGAATTTTGTTTGAACACGGAGGGGACCCTAAAGCTTCGggttatattttaaaacaaacaccTCTTCATCGGACCGCAATGGCCgcaataagaaatgaaaaccatCAAGTAAGATTTGACATCACCAGCCAATTACTTGAAAAAGGTGGAAATCCAAACGCTGCGGACTTTATTGGCTGGACACCTGACCACTACGGCATTTCTACGGCCAAAACTATTGAAGagttgaaaatgttaaaactgtTACTAGAACATGGTGGAAACATCTTACAGGAGGACAAGTGCGGATTTACACCGTATCACATATCTATTCGTATAGGAAGCGAACATTGCCATCCTGAAGTAAAAAAGCATATTGAAAAAACGCTCCGTTAA
- the LOC124197741 gene encoding uncharacterized protein LOC124197741 isoform X2, translated as MSKLCFGEFPFNSCTVSLLRSDRNGRILKWNFKGKFVAVKKLLFNSDSYKDQPSLKSHWEKLVQLRDEHLIQYLLLSNVKEDDVRYLVPVMDWCGGSMLDYCRGILDKSFASLVKSADVMWQITCGLDFLHRHKIDPGNLKSKNVLFWKKNSKSRQVVVKLTEYGYSYHRCEDKIINLAPLLGCLFYSAATKEETGPNGPFTLDSLTEIDVNHRVFALDLISLLINRNEGRIRLTQDLMEDKVDLIWSDTEKLQNWLESLDEKKFLDEDFNDFKDIFLEWETQDSAIIRKALKTPQLLSEYIWHTATESKGNYKPKSIKLKRKLGEGKCGTFFECEYITDGSVYLAACKKCKPGSDEDFNVEIKTLRKLSHLFVVKYLDVVTMNSEKFIVMELCEGSLKDYAEGNLKEIPKDSLDEKILLSQVALGLAFIHDKGIIHKDLKLHNILLKRQSNRLVLAKIADFGFAKELKLTWHRKLHGT; from the exons atgtcaaaactcTGTTTTGGAGAGTTTCCATTCAATTCTTGTACAGTCAGCCTTCTCAGAAGTGACAGAAATGGCAGAATATTGAAATGGAACTTTAAGGGTAAATTTGTTGCTGTAAAGAAACTGCTTTTCAATTCGGATAGCTACAAAGATCAGCCATCTTTGAAGTCCCACTGGGAAAAGTTGGTGCAATTGCGTGACGAACATCTTATTCAGTACCTACTATTATCTAACGTAAAAGAGGACGATGTGAG ATACCTCGTCCCGGTAATGGATTGGTGTGGGGGTTCAATGCTGGACTATTGCCGCGGAATCCTTGACAAAAGTTTTGCATCGCTTGTCAAATCAGCTGATGTCATGTGGCAAATAACCTGCGGTCTTGATTTTCTCCATCGCCATAAAATTGAtcctggaaatttaaaatctaaaaatgtactgttttggaaaaaaaattctaaatcaaGACAGGTTGTTGTCAAACTAACAGAATATGGATACAGCTATCATCGGTGCGAG GATAAGATTATTAACCTCGCTCCTCTGCTCGGTTGCTTGTTCTACTCTGCTGCCACCAAAGAAGAAACTGGACCCAATGGCCCCTTTACTCTTGACAGCTTGACTGAAATTGATGTTAACCACAGAGTCTTTGCGTTGGATTTAATCAGCCTTCTTATTAATAGAA ACGAAGGACGAATTAGGTTGACCCAGGATTTAATGGAAGATAAAGTGGATCTTATATGGAGCGACACAGAAAAGCTCCAAAATTGGTTAGAGTCTTTAGATGAGAAGAAGTTTTTAGATGAAGATTTCAACGACTTTAAAGACATT ttTCTTGAATGGGAAACTCAAGACTCGGCCATTATTAGAAAAGCGTTGAAAACACCTCAGCTACTCTCCGAATACATTTGGCATACAGCAACCGAATCCAAGGGAAATTATAAA ccAAAAtccattaaattaaaaagaaaattaggaGAAGGAAAGTGTGGGACATTTTTCGAATGTGAATATATTACGGATGGAAGCGTATATCTGGCTGCTTGCAAGAAATGCAAGCCAGGATCCGATGAGGACTTTAACGTAGAAATTAAGACTCTTCGTAAACTGAGCCATTTGTTTGTCGTCAAATATCTAGATGTGGTCACTATGAATTCCGAGAA GTTTATTGTGATGGAGTTATGCGAAGGATCCTTAAAAGATTACGCCGAAGGaaacttgaaagaaattccTAAAGATTCACTGgatgaaaaaattcttttaagtCAAGTAGCTCTTGGGCTTGCCTTCATCCATGACAAAGGAATAATTCACAAAGATTTGAAATTACACAACATTCTCCTCAAGCGTCAATCTAATCGTCTGGTTTTAGCCAAAATAGCTGATTTTGGATTCGCCAAGGAACTGAAACTTACATGGCACAGAAAATTACATGGCACCTGA
- the LOC124197741 gene encoding uncharacterized protein LOC124197741 isoform X1, whose translation MSKLCFGEFPFNSCTVSLLRSDRNGRILKWNFKGKFVAVKKLLFNSDSYKDQPSLKSHWEKLVQLRDEHLIQYLLLSNVKEDDVRYLVPVMDWCGGSMLDYCRGILDKSFASLVKSADVMWQITCGLDFLHRHKIDPGNLKSKNVLFWKKNSKSRQVVVKLTEYGYSYHRCEDKIINLAPLLGCLFYSAATKEETGPNGPFTLDSLTEIDVNHRVFALDLISLLINRSLSNSFDAGTLLRHPFFTRCTDEGRIRLTQDLMEDKVDLIWSDTEKLQNWLESLDEKKFLDEDFNDFKDIFLEWETQDSAIIRKALKTPQLLSEYIWHTATESKGNYKPKSIKLKRKLGEGKCGTFFECEYITDGSVYLAACKKCKPGSDEDFNVEIKTLRKLSHLFVVKYLDVVTMNSEKFIVMELCEGSLKDYAEGNLKEIPKDSLDEKILLSQVALGLAFIHDKGIIHKDLKLHNILLKRQSNRLVLAKIADFGFAKELKLTWHRKLHGT comes from the exons atgtcaaaactcTGTTTTGGAGAGTTTCCATTCAATTCTTGTACAGTCAGCCTTCTCAGAAGTGACAGAAATGGCAGAATATTGAAATGGAACTTTAAGGGTAAATTTGTTGCTGTAAAGAAACTGCTTTTCAATTCGGATAGCTACAAAGATCAGCCATCTTTGAAGTCCCACTGGGAAAAGTTGGTGCAATTGCGTGACGAACATCTTATTCAGTACCTACTATTATCTAACGTAAAAGAGGACGATGTGAG ATACCTCGTCCCGGTAATGGATTGGTGTGGGGGTTCAATGCTGGACTATTGCCGCGGAATCCTTGACAAAAGTTTTGCATCGCTTGTCAAATCAGCTGATGTCATGTGGCAAATAACCTGCGGTCTTGATTTTCTCCATCGCCATAAAATTGAtcctggaaatttaaaatctaaaaatgtactgttttggaaaaaaaattctaaatcaaGACAGGTTGTTGTCAAACTAACAGAATATGGATACAGCTATCATCGGTGCGAG GATAAGATTATTAACCTCGCTCCTCTGCTCGGTTGCTTGTTCTACTCTGCTGCCACCAAAGAAGAAACTGGACCCAATGGCCCCTTTACTCTTGACAGCTTGACTGAAATTGATGTTAACCACAGAGTCTTTGCGTTGGATTTAATCAGCCTTCTTATTAATAGAAGTCTTTCAAACAGTTTTGACGCGGGAACACTTCTTCGACATCCCTTTTTTACTCGTTGCACAGACGAAGGACGAATTAGGTTGACCCAGGATTTAATGGAAGATAAAGTGGATCTTATATGGAGCGACACAGAAAAGCTCCAAAATTGGTTAGAGTCTTTAGATGAGAAGAAGTTTTTAGATGAAGATTTCAACGACTTTAAAGACATT ttTCTTGAATGGGAAACTCAAGACTCGGCCATTATTAGAAAAGCGTTGAAAACACCTCAGCTACTCTCCGAATACATTTGGCATACAGCAACCGAATCCAAGGGAAATTATAAA ccAAAAtccattaaattaaaaagaaaattaggaGAAGGAAAGTGTGGGACATTTTTCGAATGTGAATATATTACGGATGGAAGCGTATATCTGGCTGCTTGCAAGAAATGCAAGCCAGGATCCGATGAGGACTTTAACGTAGAAATTAAGACTCTTCGTAAACTGAGCCATTTGTTTGTCGTCAAATATCTAGATGTGGTCACTATGAATTCCGAGAA GTTTATTGTGATGGAGTTATGCGAAGGATCCTTAAAAGATTACGCCGAAGGaaacttgaaagaaattccTAAAGATTCACTGgatgaaaaaattcttttaagtCAAGTAGCTCTTGGGCTTGCCTTCATCCATGACAAAGGAATAATTCACAAAGATTTGAAATTACACAACATTCTCCTCAAGCGTCAATCTAATCGTCTGGTTTTAGCCAAAATAGCTGATTTTGGATTCGCCAAGGAACTGAAACTTACATGGCACAGAAAATTACATGGCACCTGA